One segment of Pseudanabaena sp. FACHB-2040 DNA contains the following:
- a CDS encoding peroxiredoxin — translation MVLSVGTEAPGFSAKDDAGNTVSLSDFAGKTVVLYFYPKDDTPGCTVEAQGFRDKYDDYQGKDAVVLGVSRDDEASHKLFKEKHGLPFSLLADTDGTITQSYDVDGGGYSKRVTYIINGDGVIDKVFEKVQTSSHAIDVLAEVGA, via the coding sequence ATGGTTCTGTCTGTTGGCACTGAAGCGCCTGGATTTTCCGCCAAAGACGATGCTGGCAACACCGTTTCTCTCTCTGACTTCGCTGGAAAGACTGTAGTTTTGTATTTCTACCCTAAAGACGACACGCCTGGCTGCACTGTCGAGGCCCAGGGATTTCGTGACAAGTATGATGACTACCAAGGTAAAGACGCTGTTGTCCTAGGCGTTAGCCGCGATGACGAAGCTTCTCACAAGCTGTTTAAGGAAAAGCACGGCCTGCCCTTTTCCCTGCTGGCCGATACCGATGGCACCATTACCCAGTCCTACGATGTGGATGGTGGCGGCTACTCTAAGCGCGTTACCTATATCATCAACGGCGATGGCGTGATTGATAAGGTCTTTGAAAAGGTGCAAACCTCTAGCCACGCTATCGATGTTTTGGCTGAAGTCGGCGCGTAG
- the cimA gene encoding citramalate synthase: MMQTNAGVGSASAISVYDTTLRDGAQREGLALSIEDKLHIARRLDALGIPFIEGGWPGANPKDVQFFWQLQEQPLKQAEIVAFCSTRRPGKVAAEDPMLQPILSAGTRWVTLFGKSWDLHVTAGLHTTLAENLAMISDTITFLRSQGRRIIYDAEHWFDGYKANPDYALQTLAAALAAGAEWLVFCDTNGGTLPHEITAIVQQIQNWLLTQNCDRLPQLGIHTHNDGGTAVANALAAVMAGATMVQGTINGYGERCGNADLCSVIPNLQLKLGRPCIPPEQIASLTETSRFVSEVVNLAPDDHAPFVGRSAFAHKGGIHVSAVERNPLTYEHIVPEQVGNCRRIVVSDQAGLSNVISKARSFGIVLEKQDPVARQLLERLKELERQGYQFEAAEASFELLVREALGRRPHYFRLQGFKVQCDGPKGPVFDHRLSGSDPWGTHSLATVKVTVNDQDILEAAEGNGPVAALDQALRKALLNFYPAIADFQLSDYKVRILDSTAGTAAITRVLVESGDGRSRWTTLGVSANIIEASYQAVVEGLEYGLMMLEEPVPVALTAPSP, translated from the coding sequence ATGATGCAAACTAACGCGGGTGTCGGCTCTGCTTCAGCCATCTCTGTTTACGACACCACTCTGCGCGATGGAGCCCAGCGAGAAGGACTGGCGCTTTCGATTGAGGATAAGCTGCACATTGCCCGCCGCTTGGATGCGTTGGGCATTCCTTTTATTGAGGGAGGCTGGCCCGGAGCCAACCCTAAAGATGTGCAGTTTTTTTGGCAGCTGCAAGAGCAGCCGCTGAAGCAGGCTGAGATTGTGGCTTTTTGCTCCACCCGCCGCCCTGGCAAAGTGGCGGCCGAAGACCCTATGCTGCAGCCGATTCTCTCGGCAGGCACTCGTTGGGTAACGCTGTTTGGCAAGTCCTGGGATTTGCATGTCACGGCAGGGCTACACACAACTCTGGCCGAGAACCTGGCGATGATCAGCGACACCATTACCTTTTTGCGCAGCCAGGGCCGCCGAATTATCTACGATGCTGAGCACTGGTTTGATGGCTACAAGGCCAACCCTGACTATGCGCTGCAAACTCTTGCGGCGGCGCTAGCAGCGGGAGCCGAGTGGCTGGTCTTTTGCGACACCAATGGCGGCACCTTGCCCCACGAGATTACGGCCATTGTGCAGCAGATACAGAACTGGCTGTTGACTCAAAACTGCGACAGATTACCTCAACTCGGCATCCACACTCATAACGATGGTGGCACTGCCGTTGCTAATGCTCTAGCGGCAGTCATGGCTGGCGCGACAATGGTACAGGGCACGATCAACGGCTACGGCGAGCGCTGTGGCAATGCCGACCTGTGTAGCGTCATTCCTAACCTGCAGCTCAAGCTGGGCCGACCCTGCATTCCCCCAGAGCAGATAGCGAGTTTGACGGAAACCAGTCGCTTTGTCAGCGAGGTGGTTAACCTGGCTCCCGACGACCATGCCCCGTTTGTCGGTCGTTCGGCCTTTGCTCACAAGGGCGGCATTCACGTTAGCGCAGTTGAGCGCAACCCGCTGACCTACGAGCACATTGTGCCGGAGCAGGTGGGCAACTGTCGCCGCATCGTCGTATCGGATCAGGCGGGGCTGAGCAACGTGATTTCTAAGGCCCGCAGCTTTGGCATTGTGCTAGAGAAGCAAGACCCGGTCGCGCGGCAGCTGCTAGAGCGGCTCAAGGAACTAGAGCGCCAGGGCTATCAGTTTGAGGCGGCAGAGGCCAGCTTTGAACTGCTGGTACGCGAGGCGCTGGGCCGTCGACCCCACTACTTCAGGCTGCAGGGGTTCAAGGTGCAGTGCGATGGGCCTAAGGGGCCGGTCTTTGATCATCGGCTGTCGGGCAGCGACCCCTGGGGCACGCATTCTCTGGCCACGGTCAAAGTCACGGTGAACGATCAGGACATTCTAGAAGCTGCTGAGGGTAATGGCCCTGTTGCCGCTCTTGACCAGGCCCTGCGAAAGGCGTTGCTAAATTTTTACCCTGCGATCGCAGATTTTCAGCTATCCGACTACAAGGTGAGAATTCTCGACAGTACCGCTGGCACCGCTGCCATCACTCGTGTTCTGGTGGAATCTGGCGATGGCCGCAGCCGCTGGACTACGCTGGGCGTTTCGGCCAACATCATCGAAGCGTCTTACCAGGCAGTCGTAGAGGGGCTGGAGTATGGCCTGATGATGCTAGAAGAACCGGTGCCGGTAGCGCTAACCGCGCCTTCACCGTAA
- a CDS encoding 2Fe-2S iron-sulfur cluster-binding protein, producing the protein MPKVTAQGKTFDCKPGANLRQVLLQNGIDLYNGQSRLINCRGIGTCGTCAVEIEGATSEANWRDRTRRSLPPHSSDRNLRLACQTQVLSDIQVTKYDGFWGQGQTRVWSPRVEG; encoded by the coding sequence ATGCCGAAAGTGACCGCTCAGGGAAAGACCTTCGACTGTAAACCAGGGGCAAATTTACGACAAGTTCTCTTACAAAACGGCATCGATCTCTACAACGGCCAATCTCGACTAATCAACTGTCGCGGCATCGGCACCTGCGGCACCTGCGCTGTCGAAATCGAAGGCGCTACTTCTGAAGCTAACTGGCGCGATCGCACCCGCCGATCTTTGCCACCCCATAGTAGCGATCGCAACCTCCGCCTAGCCTGCCAAACCCAAGTCTTGAGTGACATCCAAGTGACCAAATACGACGGCTTTTGGGGACAGGGGCAGACGCGGGTTTGGAGTCCGAGGGTGGAGGGGTAG
- the thiO gene encoding glycine oxidase ThiO, translating into MVDRTSDVLVIGGGVVGLAIALELQQQGVSVTVLSRNFQEAASHAAAGMLAPHAEMLPPGPLLELCQRSLYQYSTWVQKLEALTGRSVGYWPCGILAPQFTPPPFDFPADAPAYRLDAAIHNYQVGLSPEVQGGWWFPEDGQIDNRALVQALRVAVQDLGIPVHEGVTVKALQQQRRRITQVITSAGEFTADQVVLATGAWSSDLVPVPVFPRKGQMAALRVPQNYAQPQPLQRVLYGESIYIVPRQDGRIVLGATSEDVGFTPGNTPVGVQQLLSSAMRLYPELAHFTLEECWWGFRPATPDEMPLLGQGPLENLILATGHYRNGILLTPITAHLVAQAVQGKFDPLLESFSWERFARPSSLADASPYTPTKSQLLPPSSLLPQPMQILDKQPQSTFQLAEDAPLIIAGRPFKSRLMTGTGKYDSFEVMRHSVAASGCEIVTVAVRRVQTNAPGHEGLAEALDWSKIWMLPNTAGCKTAEEAIRVARLGREMAKLLGQEDNNFVKLEVIPDGKYLLPDPIGTLEAAEQLVKEGFAVLPYINADPLLAKRLEEVGCATVMPLGSPIGSGQGIRNEANIQIIIENATVPVVVDAGIGAPSEAAQAMEMGASALLINTAIAKATNPIQMARAMGLAAEAGRLAYLAGRIPIQGTASASSPLTGRITE; encoded by the coding sequence ATGGTAGATCGGACGAGCGATGTCCTGGTCATTGGGGGCGGCGTTGTCGGCCTTGCGATCGCGCTTGAGCTACAGCAGCAAGGCGTGTCGGTAACTGTGCTCAGCCGGAATTTCCAAGAAGCCGCTAGCCATGCGGCGGCGGGAATGCTGGCCCCCCATGCTGAAATGCTGCCGCCTGGCCCCCTGTTGGAGCTGTGCCAGCGTAGCCTATACCAGTATTCAACCTGGGTGCAGAAGCTCGAAGCGTTGACCGGAAGATCCGTTGGCTACTGGCCCTGCGGCATTTTGGCTCCCCAGTTTACGCCTCCGCCCTTTGACTTTCCTGCCGATGCCCCGGCCTATCGGTTAGATGCTGCTATTCACAACTATCAGGTGGGCCTCAGCCCCGAAGTGCAGGGCGGCTGGTGGTTTCCCGAAGACGGCCAGATCGACAATCGCGCTCTAGTGCAGGCCCTGCGAGTTGCTGTACAGGACTTGGGCATTCCCGTTCACGAAGGCGTTACGGTCAAGGCGCTTCAGCAGCAGCGCCGCCGCATTACCCAGGTGATTACCAGTGCCGGTGAGTTCACAGCCGATCAGGTGGTGCTGGCAACCGGGGCTTGGTCGAGCGATTTGGTGCCGGTGCCCGTTTTCCCTCGTAAAGGCCAGATGGCGGCGCTGCGGGTGCCTCAAAACTATGCACAGCCCCAACCCTTGCAGCGAGTGCTCTACGGCGAATCGATCTATATCGTGCCCCGGCAGGATGGTCGTATTGTGTTGGGAGCCACCAGCGAAGACGTTGGCTTTACCCCCGGCAATACTCCAGTAGGTGTGCAGCAGCTTCTAAGCAGCGCCATGCGGCTGTACCCGGAGCTGGCCCATTTCACCCTAGAAGAATGCTGGTGGGGCTTTCGCCCCGCGACCCCGGATGAAATGCCGCTGCTAGGGCAAGGCCCCCTAGAAAATCTGATCTTAGCGACGGGGCATTACCGCAACGGCATTTTGCTGACGCCGATAACGGCGCACCTAGTAGCTCAAGCAGTGCAAGGCAAGTTTGACCCACTGCTAGAATCTTTCTCTTGGGAACGGTTTGCCCGGCCCTCCTCTTTGGCGGACGCAAGCCCTTACACCCCTACCAAAAGTCAACTCCTCCCTCCTTCCTCCCTCCTCCCTCAACCTATGCAAATTCTCGACAAACAACCCCAGTCCACCTTCCAACTGGCTGAAGATGCCCCCCTGATCATTGCTGGTCGTCCCTTTAAGTCTCGGCTGATGACGGGCACTGGCAAGTATGACAGTTTTGAGGTGATGCGCCATAGCGTGGCTGCAAGCGGGTGCGAGATTGTGACGGTGGCAGTGCGGCGAGTGCAGACCAATGCCCCTGGCCACGAAGGGCTGGCTGAGGCGCTGGACTGGTCGAAGATCTGGATGCTGCCGAATACAGCGGGCTGTAAGACTGCCGAAGAAGCGATTCGGGTAGCGCGGCTAGGCCGAGAAATGGCTAAGCTACTGGGCCAGGAAGACAACAACTTCGTCAAGCTAGAAGTGATTCCCGATGGCAAGTATCTGCTGCCTGATCCTATTGGTACGCTAGAGGCGGCAGAGCAGCTGGTCAAAGAAGGCTTTGCGGTGTTGCCCTACATCAACGCTGATCCGCTGCTCGCTAAGCGATTGGAAGAAGTCGGTTGCGCCACAGTCATGCCCCTAGGTTCGCCCATCGGATCGGGTCAGGGCATTCGCAATGAGGCCAATATTCAAATCATCATTGAGAATGCGACGGTGCCGGTGGTGGTTGATGCGGGTATTGGTGCCCCTAGCGAGGCGGCCCAGGCGATGGAGATGGGGGCTTCGGCGCTGCTGATTAATACTGCGATCGCAAAAGCCACCAACCCCATTCAGATGGCCCGAGCTATGGGCCTAGCCGCCGAAGCCGGACGCTTGGCTTATCTGGCAGGCCGCATTCCCATTCAAGGTACTGCTAGCGCTAGCTCTCCGTTGACTGGGCGCATCACCGAGTAG
- a CDS encoding BON domain-containing protein, whose product MSWLERVSAAPPDATTTPVPSGNAMKLGHPETFNSELREKAGMHSPPTPPEYMGFEGEYDTTGLAKRVAKQLDEDAQVEEVSTLEIIQREAVISFAGTVPNQTALDRIMDIAAHVDGTQAVDVSQVSIETEAK is encoded by the coding sequence ATGAGCTGGCTAGAGAGAGTCTCAGCAGCACCGCCAGACGCTACCACCACTCCCGTTCCCTCTGGCAATGCTATGAAGCTGGGACATCCTGAAACCTTCAATTCAGAACTGCGGGAAAAAGCTGGAATGCATTCCCCGCCAACGCCTCCCGAGTATATGGGCTTTGAAGGGGAGTATGACACCACTGGCCTAGCCAAGCGAGTCGCTAAGCAGCTAGACGAAGATGCCCAGGTAGAGGAGGTGTCTACGCTGGAGATTATTCAGCGAGAGGCAGTCATCTCCTTTGCCGGGACAGTGCCCAACCAGACTGCGCTGGATCGCATCATGGATATTGCTGCTCATGTAGATGGTACCCAGGCAGTAGACGTTAGCCAAGTTTCGATAGAAACAGAGGCAAAATAA
- the ppsA gene encoding phosphoenolpyruvate synthase has translation MGPESPFVRWFDGLTNQDVEIVGGKNASLGELIGSLKEKGVQVPDGFATTSEAYWRFVQTDGLKDKICDHLEQFKAGKESLAETGKAIRKAFLHTPFPDEMAEPIRQAYRELSRRYGRDEVDVAVRSSATAEDLPDASFAGQQETFLNISGEKELLHACRECYASLFTNRAISYREEKDFDHLTVALSIGVQKMVRSDKAGAGVMFSIDTESGFPNVVLVTASWGLGEMVVQGSVTPDQYSVFKPLLDKKGVCPVLEKTLGDKAKKMVYGPEGGKSTRIIKTPGKEREAFVLNDDEILQLARWACVIEQHYGSPMDMEWAKDGDTGELFIVQARPETVQSQKSGGSLKTYRLKEPGEAILTGLSIGDAIASGKVCRVLSAKDIDQVTDGSILVTEMTDPDWVPVMKRVAGIITDYGGRTCHAAIVSRELGIPAIVGTGHATLDLKDGRPITLSCAEGDQGVVYNGELKFEATEVSLEDLPETRTRIMMNIASPGAAFSWWQLPAKGIGLARMEFIINSLIKIHPMALIHYDDLEDKSAWKQIRELTQGYTDKREYFVDKLARGIAKIAASQYPHPVIVRMSDFKTNEYANLIGGSAFEPKEENPMLGFRGASRYYSDRYREGFELECRAIKRAREDLGLDNIKIMVPFCRRLQEADRVLEVMANNGLNRGDNGLEIYVMCEIPSNVLLASQFADRFDGFSIGSNDLTQLILGVDRDSGELSDLFDERDEAVKRAIEMVIKAAHEKGRKVGICGQGPSDHPDFAAFLVRAGIDSMSLNPDSVISVIREVARQEAEMAAPVA, from the coding sequence ATGGGACCAGAATCACCTTTTGTACGTTGGTTCGACGGCTTGACCAATCAGGACGTGGAAATTGTTGGCGGTAAGAATGCTTCTTTGGGAGAACTGATCGGTTCTCTTAAGGAAAAAGGCGTCCAGGTGCCGGATGGCTTTGCCACCACCTCCGAAGCTTATTGGCGCTTTGTGCAGACCGATGGCTTAAAAGATAAAATTTGCGATCACCTAGAGCAGTTCAAAGCCGGAAAAGAATCTCTGGCAGAGACGGGCAAGGCTATTCGCAAAGCCTTTTTACACACGCCTTTCCCGGATGAAATGGCCGAGCCAATCCGGCAGGCCTACCGAGAATTGAGCCGTCGCTACGGCCGCGATGAGGTAGACGTGGCTGTTCGCAGCAGCGCCACTGCCGAAGATCTGCCCGACGCCAGCTTTGCCGGACAGCAAGAAACCTTTTTAAATATCAGTGGCGAGAAGGAACTGCTCCACGCCTGCCGGGAATGCTACGCCTCGCTCTTTACCAACCGCGCCATTAGCTACCGAGAAGAAAAGGACTTTGACCACCTGACCGTGGCCCTGTCTATTGGTGTGCAGAAGATGGTGCGCTCAGACAAGGCTGGGGCAGGAGTCATGTTCTCGATTGATACTGAGAGCGGCTTTCCCAATGTGGTGCTGGTTACGGCCTCTTGGGGGTTGGGGGAAATGGTAGTGCAGGGCAGCGTCACGCCCGACCAGTACAGTGTCTTCAAGCCGCTGCTAGATAAAAAAGGGGTGTGCCCAGTTCTGGAAAAAACCCTCGGCGATAAAGCCAAAAAAATGGTTTATGGCCCTGAGGGGGGCAAGTCTACTCGCATCATCAAGACGCCTGGCAAAGAGCGCGAGGCGTTTGTGCTGAACGATGATGAGATCTTGCAGCTAGCCCGATGGGCCTGCGTGATTGAGCAGCACTACGGCTCGCCGATGGATATGGAGTGGGCCAAGGATGGCGATACGGGTGAACTGTTCATTGTGCAGGCGCGGCCTGAAACGGTGCAGTCGCAGAAGAGTGGCGGCTCACTCAAGACCTATCGGCTGAAGGAGCCGGGTGAGGCGATTTTGACCGGGCTGAGCATTGGCGATGCGATCGCATCTGGCAAAGTTTGCCGTGTGCTCAGTGCCAAAGATATTGATCAGGTCACTGACGGCAGCATTCTCGTCACCGAGATGACCGACCCCGATTGGGTGCCGGTGATGAAACGGGTGGCGGGCATTATTACCGACTACGGGGGCCGCACCTGCCACGCCGCTATTGTCAGCCGAGAGCTGGGCATTCCGGCTATTGTCGGGACGGGTCACGCCACTTTGGATCTCAAAGACGGTCGTCCCATTACCCTCTCTTGTGCCGAGGGCGATCAGGGCGTGGTCTACAACGGCGAGCTGAAGTTTGAAGCAACTGAGGTCAGCCTAGAAGATCTGCCCGAAACCCGCACTCGCATCATGATGAACATTGCTAGCCCTGGCGCGGCCTTTAGCTGGTGGCAGCTCCCGGCTAAAGGCATTGGCCTGGCCCGGATGGAGTTCATCATCAACAGTCTGATCAAAATCCACCCGATGGCGCTGATCCACTACGACGACCTGGAGGACAAAAGCGCCTGGAAACAAATCCGCGAACTCACCCAGGGCTACACCGACAAGCGCGAATACTTTGTCGATAAGCTGGCGCGCGGCATCGCCAAGATTGCTGCTTCCCAGTATCCTCATCCGGTGATTGTGCGGATGAGCGACTTCAAAACCAACGAATACGCCAACCTGATCGGCGGCAGCGCTTTTGAACCCAAGGAAGAAAACCCCATGCTGGGCTTCCGGGGCGCATCTCGCTACTACAGCGATCGCTATCGCGAAGGTTTTGAGCTAGAGTGTCGGGCGATCAAGCGGGCGCGGGAGGATCTGGGCCTCGACAACATCAAGATCATGGTGCCCTTCTGTCGCCGCCTGCAGGAAGCTGATCGAGTGCTAGAGGTAATGGCTAATAACGGTCTCAACCGGGGCGATAACGGCCTGGAAATCTACGTCATGTGCGAGATTCCCTCTAACGTGCTGTTGGCGAGCCAGTTTGCTGACCGCTTCGACGGCTTTTCCATCGGCAGCAACGACCTCACCCAACTCATTCTGGGCGTGGATCGTGACTCTGGCGAACTCTCAGATCTATTTGATGAGCGTGATGAAGCCGTCAAACGAGCCATCGAAATGGTGATCAAAGCAGCCCATGAAAAGGGCCGCAAAGTCGGCATCTGCGGCCAAGGCCCAAGCGACCACCCCGACTTTGCTGCTTTCCTAGTGCGAGCTGGAATTGATTCGATGTCGCTAAACCCCGACAGCGTGATTTCCGTCATCCGTGAGGTTGCCCGCCAAGAAGCCGAAATGGCTGCTCCGGTAGCGTAA
- a CDS encoding ribose-phosphate pyrophosphokinase, whose product MLLFSGSSHPDLAHAIANSLAMSLGRCTLQRFPDGEVSVVIEEEVRDQEVFLVQSTCPPVDNHLMELLAMADACRRAAAARITAVIPYFGYGRSDHRNSEGRPIMASVVAKLLESVGIDRVLTFDPHVPQMEGFFQIPLESLTTTPLLLKGISDHVSKDVVVVSPDAGRLGLALHYADHLKTEVAVLHKQRHSGNKTQIHRLVGDVKGRSCLIVDDLISTGGTLKDVIEALLAAEAVPEIAIVSTHTLLCAAAADVLQHSAIKYFITTDTVPQSLDLPHVKVVSVASRISTAIERTLAGQSLESLY is encoded by the coding sequence ATGCTCCTATTCTCCGGCAGCTCACACCCTGACCTAGCCCATGCGATCGCAAATAGCCTAGCCATGAGCCTGGGTCGCTGCACACTCCAGCGCTTCCCCGATGGCGAAGTTTCAGTGGTGATTGAGGAGGAGGTGCGAGACCAGGAGGTGTTTTTGGTGCAGTCTACCTGCCCCCCGGTAGACAATCACCTAATGGAGCTGTTGGCAATGGCCGATGCCTGTCGTCGGGCCGCGGCTGCCCGCATTACAGCAGTCATTCCCTACTTTGGCTATGGCCGCTCTGACCACCGCAACAGTGAAGGTCGGCCTATTATGGCTAGTGTGGTGGCTAAATTGCTGGAATCGGTTGGCATTGATCGGGTGCTCACCTTTGACCCGCATGTGCCTCAAATGGAAGGGTTTTTCCAGATTCCTCTGGAAAGTTTGACGACCACGCCGCTTCTGCTCAAGGGTATTAGCGACCATGTGAGTAAAGACGTTGTGGTCGTGTCGCCCGATGCCGGACGACTCGGTCTAGCGCTCCACTATGCCGATCATCTCAAGACCGAAGTAGCCGTGCTTCACAAGCAGCGGCACAGTGGCAACAAAACCCAAATTCACCGCCTAGTTGGCGATGTTAAGGGACGTAGCTGCCTGATTGTAGATGATTTGATCTCTACCGGAGGCACGCTCAAAGATGTCATCGAAGCCCTGCTGGCCGCCGAGGCAGTACCAGAAATAGCCATTGTCTCAACCCATACTCTGCTGTGTGCCGCCGCCGCAGACGTGTTGCAGCATTCAGCCATCAAATATTTCATCACCACAGATACGGTACCGCAGTCCTTAGATCTGCCCCATGTCAAAGTGGTTTCGGTGGCCTCCCGCATTTCCACTGCTATTGAGCGCACGCTGGCAGGCCAATCGCTAGAGAGCCTTTATTAA
- a CDS encoding glutaminase, with protein sequence MDLSASIELDPAQLAAWAKEAAAKAAQGQVNTRISLLAQSDPAWFAAQIMTREGTWSWGDTERVFPLMSVVKPFLLLYLLEHCGQEQVFRWVGMTPSDAPFNSLEQLIADGGWPRNPMINSGAIALSAHLAEASQDATGHLCSWLNQQAGCDLRLDEDLLASVRQAGREPNQALLKVLVQAGQVQHSEAALDAYERACCLSGRIEDLAKLGKLLTFEQAVAYQHRCTVNALMLTCGLYEASSASAVRVGLPLKSGISGALLAVVPGWGAIAAYSPALDSVGNPVAALAWVKQLAQGLRLSVFG encoded by the coding sequence ATGGATTTATCTGCATCAATCGAACTTGACCCAGCCCAGTTAGCCGCATGGGCCAAAGAAGCTGCTGCCAAAGCTGCCCAAGGGCAGGTGAACACGCGAATTTCGCTGCTGGCTCAGAGTGACCCGGCCTGGTTTGCAGCGCAGATCATGACCCGAGAGGGCACATGGAGTTGGGGCGACACTGAGCGAGTCTTTCCGCTGATGAGTGTGGTTAAGCCCTTTCTGCTGCTTTACCTGTTGGAGCACTGCGGGCAAGAGCAGGTCTTTCGGTGGGTGGGCATGACCCCTTCCGATGCACCCTTTAACTCGCTGGAGCAGCTTATTGCCGATGGTGGCTGGCCGCGCAACCCGATGATTAATAGTGGTGCGATCGCACTCTCGGCCCACCTAGCAGAAGCAAGCCAAGACGCCACAGGTCATCTCTGCAGTTGGCTCAATCAGCAGGCAGGCTGTGACCTGCGCCTTGATGAAGATCTGCTAGCCTCGGTGCGGCAGGCAGGCCGAGAGCCCAACCAGGCCCTCTTAAAAGTCTTGGTGCAGGCGGGCCAAGTGCAGCATTCCGAGGCGGCTCTGGATGCCTACGAACGGGCCTGCTGCTTGTCGGGCCGGATCGAGGATTTAGCGAAATTGGGAAAACTTCTGACCTTTGAGCAAGCGGTGGCTTACCAGCATCGCTGCACTGTCAATGCCCTAATGCTGACCTGCGGTCTATATGAGGCTTCGTCTGCGAGTGCAGTGCGAGTAGGATTGCCGCTCAAGTCAGGCATTAGCGGGGCACTGCTGGCGGTGGTGCCCGGATGGGGGGCTATTGCCGCCTACAGCCCGGCCCTCGATTCAGTAGGGAACCCAGTGGCGGCGCTGGCTTGGGTAAAGCAGTTGGCGCAAGGGCTGAGACTAAGCGTGTTTGGGTGA
- a CDS encoding universal stress protein, which translates to MKTKPMLVKLQSALGRDGLPQPVVLSPGKRFFETDWAQPTETINLVVGYSGSPNSLTALDLTLCMAHQTRLATQRPVMVHVVYVIEGKQFEQADRILYQARYLAEEWRGSLTTHLQFGRTAAGLKEIVTSEKADLLVLGCHSEKHSLVKQLVSTLPCPVLGIPQSVKRQRPQPAAAMAPIGRS; encoded by the coding sequence GTGAAAACTAAACCCATGCTGGTAAAGCTACAAAGTGCCCTAGGACGCGATGGACTGCCCCAACCAGTCGTTTTATCTCCCGGAAAGCGATTTTTTGAGACAGACTGGGCTCAACCGACAGAAACGATCAACCTAGTTGTTGGCTACAGCGGCTCTCCCAACAGCCTGACAGCCCTTGATCTGACTCTGTGTATGGCCCATCAAACCCGCCTCGCAACGCAGCGCCCGGTGATGGTTCATGTCGTGTATGTTATCGAGGGCAAGCAATTTGAGCAGGCAGACCGGATTCTTTACCAGGCCCGGTATCTAGCCGAGGAATGGCGCGGTTCTCTCACAACCCACCTGCAGTTCGGTCGTACAGCGGCCGGATTAAAAGAGATTGTGACCTCCGAGAAGGCTGATCTGCTGGTGCTAGGCTGCCACTCAGAGAAGCATTCTCTGGTAAAGCAGCTAGTTTCGACCTTGCCTTGCCCGGTGCTGGGTATTCCCCAGAGCGTGAAACGGCAACGGCCCCAGCCGGCGGCGGCAATGGCTCCTATAGGCCGGTCTTAA
- a CDS encoding hemerythrin domain-containing protein — MVSTLDDTKRISIAQRLADLRNFQNLIIKNDQTLIENCPYPDVRERLQSMLADDQKNIGIIDTVIIQYGIQSESNEATQTFLSRFEEMLTGEGLSFYQKLIQHELLKHGQAMSGLMIHKAAQKVGADIEVAITPLNTVNFEGRAHQEQLKGLLEQVGVREMTGEDPDQGLWGRVQDAIAALSGIAGSVVTQNSDKQDLNIQTLIRLDHNKVNTLFTEVAATKNPEKLQEYFGQLYKDLLAHSQAEEEVVYPKVRSFYGEDNTQELYSEQAEMKQMLDEIRAINPASSDLFRSKIKQLADVVGDHVRQEESTLFAAIDRNFSDTQKEQMASDFKAAKGRIQQEMAAARG, encoded by the coding sequence ATGGTTAGCACGTTAGACGATACCAAGCGGATCTCCATTGCCCAAAGGCTGGCAGATCTCAGAAACTTTCAGAACCTGATCATCAAAAACGATCAAACGCTGATCGAAAATTGCCCTTACCCAGATGTTCGGGAACGCCTGCAGAGCATGCTGGCAGATGACCAGAAAAATATTGGCATTATTGACACTGTCATCATTCAATACGGCATTCAATCTGAGTCAAACGAGGCCACTCAAACCTTTCTGAGCCGGTTTGAGGAGATGCTGACAGGCGAGGGGCTGAGCTTTTATCAGAAGCTGATCCAGCACGAGCTTTTAAAGCACGGCCAGGCGATGAGCGGGCTGATGATCCACAAAGCAGCACAAAAGGTTGGCGCAGATATTGAGGTTGCTATCACCCCCCTCAATACCGTGAACTTTGAGGGTCGAGCCCACCAGGAGCAGCTCAAGGGTTTGCTCGAACAGGTTGGCGTACGGGAGATGACAGGTGAAGATCCTGACCAGGGGCTTTGGGGCCGGGTGCAGGATGCGATCGCAGCCCTCTCTGGGATAGCAGGCAGTGTAGTCACCCAAAACAGTGATAAACAAGATCTAAATATCCAGACCCTGATTCGGCTAGATCACAACAAGGTGAATACCCTCTTCACCGAGGTGGCAGCAACTAAGAATCCAGAAAAGCTCCAGGAATATTTCGGACAGCTTTATAAAGATCTGCTGGCCCACTCCCAGGCAGAAGAAGAGGTTGTCTATCCTAAAGTTCGCTCGTTTTACGGCGAAGACAACACCCAGGAACTGTACAGCGAGCAAGCTGAAATGAAGCAGATGCTAGATGAGATCCGGGCCATTAATCCGGCATCTTCTGATCTATTTCGCTCGAAAATTAAGCAGCTAGCAGATGTCGTGGGTGACCACGTTCGGCAAGAGGAAAGTACGCTATTTGCCGCTATTGATCGCAACTTTAGTGACACGCAGAAGGAACAAATGGCGTCTGACTTTAAGGCGGCTAAGGGCAGAATTCAGCAAGAAATGGCTGCTGCGAGAGGATAA